Genomic window (Sparus aurata chromosome 19, fSpaAur1.1, whole genome shotgun sequence):
TTTGTGGCTTCAACTGTACTGACTGGAATGTAAAAGGAACTCAACTAACCTCAGTTTACATGAAGTTAAATAAGTTAATTCAAAGATGTTCTCCTTTGGTTCTGAGTCAACatgaaatctgcaaagtaactcgTAACTTAAGTCATCCAATAACTATAAAAGTATTATATTTGCTTCCAAATGACCCCGTAGGCGTCCGAGAACTGAGTGAGGTTGAAGAGTTGTCTCAGACTTTGAAAAATCCCTGACTTACCCAATAAAAAGTCCCTCAGAGAGTCCGAGGCGACGTGGACGAATGTCTTTTAGATGACTGCGCTGTGGGTTCTGGGTCGAGCGTGAATCAGTCAGGTTCTGATTACACAGCGGTGCCATAATTTAGAGCTTGCACATCAAGACAGTCTTAAAATGAAAAGGGGATTTTGACGAGTGTGTGTAATTTTGAACTTTTGTACTTCCATACATGCAACATCACATACAGTCAATTCACACATTTGTTtggttcttcttctcctccttcttctatggttccttcttcttctcctcctccttctcctcctcctccatcccttccctctcctcctttgtcttctcctccttcttcctttccttctcttcccttttctttttaccCCTTCTgcttcctttcctcctccttttttcttctccttcttgtaCTCCGTAtcctcctttctttcctctttattctccttctcccccttcttgttcttcttcacctcctccctctgacCAACTTTCTTCCTGTCCTTCTCCTCCCTATTCTTTTTTACCCTTTctacttcctctcctcctccttttttcttctccttattccactctctcctcctttctttcctctttattctccctctcctcctccttgttcttcttcccctcctccctctgaccCTCTTTTCCCTCctgtccttctcctcctttttcttttcctcccacttcttcctctgcttcctttcctcctcccttttctcccttttcttccccctctcccccttttATCTCCTCTttattctccttcttctcctcatgTTTCCTCACCTCCCCCttttttacttcttcttctcctcttccatttctccttctcttcctgcttcctctcctcctttacgtcctttccttctccctcttcatcaccttctcctcctcctccctctccttcagTATCTCTAATAATGTTCCCTCCTTCGtcacttttctttctcatcATCCGCAAAACGATTTGCTTAACATTCATATTTCACCTCCTGGTTTACGGCCTGTTTTGATCCTGCTCCTTCAGAACccttataaataaattatatttgatttattgattcatACTCTACATCTCAAGGTTTGTGAAGGTGAGGGGTTAGTTTTGCTGCGGAGGGTTTCAGTCCTTCACCAGGTCACGGACACAGACGTACCTCATCATACAGTACGTCCCGCGGAACGTAGAGTTCATATATCACCTGTAATCCCTCCACATGAACACAGGTTGCTCCTCCGCCACCTGTTTCCACTCTGCTCTCCACATGACACATGATATTAACACGGGGCCGCGGTCTCAtcttcccttaaaaaaaaatgtttttttaaaactgcacCGTGTGATGGTTAAAAGGGAGGGAAAGTGTgtagaagaaagagaaggaggcacAGCTTCTTTCATCATTTCTGCTCCTGTTAAAAAATTACTAGCTGTCagcatcacctcctcctctgccctctTAAAGCTCGGCTGTTTCCAGATGTGccagccagttttttttttttttttcttttacaggcTCGTAAAGCACAACACGGCGGATACACTGAGACAGCATCATTTAgcccaccctcctccacctcctcctcctcctccacctccagcatATCGCTCCATCACCTCGGGTCACCTTCACCTcctttctttgatttctctgcACACTCATGCCTCTGCTTCTTCATCTGTGACCTTACACGCTACAGTGCGCTTCACATCTTCCTGATTAGTCCATCAAAGCTTATGAAAACTCGTTTTTTAATCAGGAGATTGATGGTTTTTCCCCCCCGCTGCCGGCACGCGTCACATAACCCTGAATTATCCCCTCTGGATCTCTCTTTTTAAACCTGTcatctgctcctcttcctcctccgcctcttcctcttcctcttcctctccttctgtgAGGCATTAACACCTTTTCCCCGCGGAGATGAAAGCGACGCGTAGCAGAGCTGAATCCGCCGTTTCTCTCAGCCGCATGGGGTCAAGCAGTGCACGTACGCACACACCTGCGAGAGTGCACACGCAGCTCTTTGAAAACACAGCGTGAGGTTTGATGTTCCAGGCTCACCTATAAAATCTACAAAGAGCTGCAGTCGCCAGCGCCTCGGGCTCAGCCAATTACCCCTGTCCTGTTTACTGAATAATATCTGGCTGgaaggtgtttgaggtttaatGTCACTTATATCGTTTACGTTTTTTACGGACGTGTTTAGCTCCTGGAAATTGCTTACTGTAACTGACTTTTAATCCTCACCTCAGCAGCTTCTGGTTTTGACatctggtttttgtttttccatctgtTTTTGCAGCGTTCTTGTCTGCCGGACCCATTGTGCAAAAGTCGAAAGGAGATGGTAAATATCTTAATTTTACCTCTCAGTCATTATCCACTCAACTTCAAGCTGACGAAAAGTCAGGTGACGTTTCGTAatcatttctgaagcttcaggAAAACAGTTTTCAGacttctgctaaacaactgaagtagttggggacttgttttaaaatgtaaaaaaacagccatAAAAATCATCACATTACTATAATAATATCAGTAGTTATTTAGTGGTTACCTAGATTCCACTAAGATCTACACACTACACCTTTAAACACTCTGGTGTTTGTTTCTAGAAAGTACTCCGTGGTAGTTTGCCAGAGGTGAAAGACCATGAAAGAAAAATGAGTCCATGCAACCGCTTTCTGATTAAAGATTAATGGCCAAATTCATCACCTTACCTCGTTCCAGTGCAGCAGCATCAACACTTCACCCTGTGATCGATATCTTTCGGACACAACAGCAATATCCTTAAAACAATTAGGGCTTAATGATGTCAAGTTTCGGGCCTTGAATGTCTCGCTATAAACTTTTAAAGTCACAAGAAAGTCCTTGAATTTGATGTCTGAGTACAGAAGCCTCGGGATCAGaagtgtctttttctctctccttttaaTGCCTCAGGGGGAGAAAGTATCAGAGAGATGGCGGCTGTTGCAGAGTCACACCGGAGGCTGATCCGCAACCGCAGGAACATCAGCTGGTACAAACAGAACTCTGACTTCTGGGGCTGGTACAAGTACTTCACCGAAAACGGCAACGCTGAGGCAGtaagtatacacacacacacacagagacccacaaaacccccccaaaaaagattGTCGTTGTCtctgaatggatggatggaagtattttctttgtttctaaTCTGTCATCTGAATAAGCTCATCAGTaatctcctcctcccctctcaggTTCAGGAGATGGACCGCATCTACCTGGCCTACCTCCAGAACAAGAACCGCGCTGAAGGACGTCGCTCCTACAAGGCCTACCTGCGCCACCTGGGCGAAATCTACAAGACCTGCGCCGATTCTGACGACCCCAACTGCGTGGCTACCCACACCACCAGGCCCAAACCAGAGCCCCCAAAGCCTGCACCAGTGAAAACCTGCGACCCCACCAAGGACGCCTACTGCCTGTATGCTGCTTTGGTTCAGGGAAAGAGTCCCTACCAGCCCCTGGTGCTCCCGGCTGCCGCCCCTGCACCAGCACCGGTGAAGGCTCCAGCACCTCTTTACGTTCGCTCGGCTGCTCCAGCCAAGGACCCGCAGTCAGGGTATCACTACTATGCCCCCTCAGCAACGTCATTCCTCTCCAAGGTATGACTTCAGACAGTCATTATACTGCAATTTATTTGAGATATTAGTctgatatcacctttttttggAGGATATGATGTAATGAAAGTATACAAAGTATATTTAGTAGTAGGAGATCGTATCTAAAAGCCACCATATCCAGTATTTTCAGAAAATATTGGACGTTGTTGCCCCGTAGTGGTAGTTTAGACAATATCCCAGTGTACCTCATCCAATCAATTCAGTGTAGGGATTTTGACAATAAATGGCTGGAAACAACACTTATCTGCTTTAATTTTCACCTGGATTTGCAGATTTTCTTGACATTCAGTGTCTCTTTTAACTGCAGGATAGAGTAGTTTCTTCAACACCAAGGTTATATCTGCTTCTGTTCCTCATGTTTCAGGAGCAGAAGGCTGAACTGCTGCGTATCTGCGCCTCCGACGACGTGGAGTGTCTGCAATACCACCTGAGAGCAGCACACGGGTACGCACCTTCTGCCGGACCTCTGCCTTCCTACGCTCACCTCGGCTGTGACCCCAAGAAAGACCCCAACTGCAAACCCAAACTGGTGCAGAAAGGCCCCTCTGGTCTCTACGTGCAGTACCCCAACTGTGATCCAATTCGGGATCCGCTCTGTGCCTATGCTGCCTCCCTTGTGGTCAGTTTGATTTTAACAGCTGcttgcatttttttgtgttgttttcatttgcGTTCATGCCTTGATTATCACTCATTACTTTTTATGTGTTCCTCTAGGCACCCCGTGCTCCTAACCCTCCTGCCCCTGCTGGCCCTGGATCCTGCAACCCTCTTTTCGAAGAAGGCTGCAACCCTCTTACCGCCACCAAATTTGCCACTCCCCCTGAGTCCTATGGAAGCGAGGACAAAGAAGAGGCTGCTGCCATtcgtgctcctcctcctgctgagcaGAACAACGACCCCTACGCCATGTTCAGGGATGcttatgctaatgctaatgctaacgctaACAGGGTTACTGATCCCTATGCTATGTACCGCCAGGCTAGCGccccagcttctcctccagcagcagatccGTACGCCATGCTGCGCAGATACATGTCCCAGGCTCAAGTGAATGACCCATATACACCACGCATGGAAGCTGCACCAGAGTCCAACCCCAATGATCCTTTCCATGCAATCCGTGAGGCAGCTGCTGCCATGCATCGCCGCGGACCTCCCACTCCCAGGCAACAGTACCCTTTTTCTAACCCCAATCATGAAGAGCCTCCCAAGGAGGAGCGCCACCCTCTGGGTCCCCCAGGTAAAACCAAGGAAGGCTACGACTGCTTCATTGGCTACGATCGTGAATGCTTCCCCGTTAAGCCACGCTCTGGACTTCACCGTCGCATCCCCTATCCCGCTGAAGCCTACGAGCCCCACCTGAACTCTGACGGCACCCGAAAAGGCGTCCTGGAGCCTGCCAACCAAGACTGCGACCCTGAGTACGACCGTGACTGCCGCCTG
Coding sequences:
- the and1 gene encoding actinodin1, with protein sequence MAGRRRTSFSGVFVTTVLAVMLLPAFLSAGPIVQKSKGDGGESIREMAAVAESHRRLIRNRRNISWYKQNSDFWGWYKYFTENGNAEAVQEMDRIYLAYLQNKNRAEGRRSYKAYLRHLGEIYKTCADSDDPNCVATHTTRPKPEPPKPAPVKTCDPTKDAYCLYAALVQGKSPYQPLVLPAAAPAPAPVKAPAPLYVRSAAPAKDPQSGYHYYAPSATSFLSKEQKAELLRICASDDVECLQYHLRAAHGYAPSAGPLPSYAHLGCDPKKDPNCKPKLVQKGPSGLYVQYPNCDPIRDPLCAYAASLVAPRAPNPPAPAGPGSCNPLFEEGCNPLTATKFATPPESYGSEDKEEAAAIRAPPPAEQNNDPYAMFRDAYANANANANRVTDPYAMYRQASAPASPPAADPYAMLRRYMSQAQVNDPYTPRMEAAPESNPNDPFHAIREAAAAMHRRGPPTPRQQYPFSNPNHEEPPKEERHPLGPPGKTKEGYDCFIGYDRECFPVKPRSGLHRRIPYPAEAYEPHLNSDGTRKGVLEPANQDCDPEYDRDCRLRRYEPEQTQPEVQPERQVEENHSQGAAESEQPEQDQYEAEPYQSGQEEPFMPFQQLSQGMPSLQDILRRYGDQVPDQYDHRAYADDYRKK